The genomic stretch ttcattgtcattttaaGAATTAATAATTCTTGAATCTGAGATGGGGGGTGTTCTTTAATAAAGCCTCccaaataaaatacagtttttccctggcatcattattattattgcgatTCACTGGCGAGATGAGATTTGTAGTTTTCCTTCATCATCTTGGCATGTCATCTTCAGTCGACGAGAAGGATTCCTTCACAATAAACTTGATGTGATGACAACCACGAAGTGACTGTGGGTCGTAACGGAGCCCATCCAGACAACTTAAGCTTGACGTGAGAAGCTGGAGAGATTTGTACTTGTCAGGATAAGTAAATAGAGCTGCTCGCGGCTTAACAGGATTCTAAAGAAACCTTTTGCAGAAGAATTCAGTAAAGATAGTGATAAATTTAAGTTCGACGTTAGGAAACGTttggggtggggtaggtggTGAAGAACTACCACAGTGTAGCTTTCCTTGTATCTCTTGACTGGACCGAATCTACAGTGTTGGTCAATGGGAGGATAGAGATGATATTTTGTATGGTTTGCATGTTAATATTGtttcagagtgtgtgtgtttgtgttggtctGTCCTGAGTGTACTAACACCATCAACCAACTTCATACAAGGACTGAGGCTTCACGACCTATTGCATGGCTCCTCAGCAATGACCTGTCTCCTGCTGACTCAGATGATGATTAAGAAGAGGTGCAACGATAACAGTTTTCGATGGCGCGTGCTGGAGGGAGAAATGGActgttcaaaattttgtttggaggagagagagaaaaatgacagTATTAGAAATTTCGCGATGTGCCTTGTCGGGGCTactcatcattttttctttcagaaaaactTGGAACGCAgtgggagggtgggtgggtggtacGGGTATTGTGTGGGGAGGGATGCCAGGTGTGTGCACGTGTCTCTTAATGTCTTGCATCGGCACTGCGCCAGCAGAAGAAATAATGGAATCACAAGACGGCGgcgtgtgaaaaaaaaaaatcaaccatgCTGTCTTCTTGCGAGGCGGTCTTGGGGAACACAAACCTAATTGTAGTTTTTCAGGCAGAAAGATTTTATTCCAAACTTCTGCTGCGTTTAATTTGTAAGGTTACCAGGGGTCACGAAAATTCGAAATCAACAGCAGCGAAAAAGAAGGCAGTtcgttcctttttttcccccggCTTCCTCCCTTTCAGTCTGATGTTTTTCTTAACGTCTCCATAATTTGTGATAAATGCATTTACTGCAAGTTTGCTTGTGAAGTCTGGGAAGGAAAAGAATGAATCACACTTGAAAAATCTTGCCTGGATGTTGGAGAGACAATGGAGGGTGTCGTGGTCAGAGCAGGGATTGGTCAGAGGCCGCGACTGGTTCCCTCCTGACCCTTTAatcagaccacgtgaccaccacGCCTTCTTGTCCTTCAAAGTAGAGTCGACGATGAGAAGAGTTTCTTATCCATATATTAGGGAACGATAACGAACGCGTGAAGAACCTGTCTTTCTGTCGTGAATAACTCATCACACCGAGGAAGAGATaaaccaaagtaaaaaaaaaaaaataataataatcgacCGTATCGTTGTCTTATCTCACAAGGACTTAAAAATGTCGCAACTTTTTTATTCCGAAGCCATGGAACGTGCGAAGGTTGTTTGCACTTCTCTTTAATTATTAGGCGACACCGTCTTCCGCGTCTTTGTTCCGCGTTCTTGTGCCGCACGTGTACCGCCGTACCGCCGCCCGCAGCACCGCCGAGGAGCTCGGCGTGAAAAGACGACGTAATCACCAAGTGCAGATGGCGGAGACTGCATTTTTGTCTTGCATGTCATGTAATCAGGGCCACGATAAGGGCACAAGCCAGGCCTAAAACGAAATAAAACCAGCAGAAAGAACCAGAAAGccttctgaaagaaaaaaaaaaaagaaagaaaagggcaTTCTTGCATCTCGTTTAATAGGCAACCCAGCGCATCATGTGGGAGGTGCGGAGGGAGTgaaggaaggggaaagggggTGAAAGAAGAGATTTGCTAACATGGATCCTGTGACTGGTGGCTGGAATTTGAATTTGCTTACGTGGAGGCCAAGATGGAGGCGGCGATGTTAGTGAGTCGTCAGAAGTCACCGCGTGTCGTCTTTTGTAGCGAATGGCCCTCGCCACGAGCAGGGTCAAGGCCCGAGAGTATCTTCCTTTCTCGCGACGATGAGAAGATCTGCTCGCAGAGGCGACTCTTTCAAGATTGTCTTGCAGGTCCAATGCTCGTACCTTGTCATGCCTCAGAAAGTGAGGTCTATGCTGAGGGACTCGAAATTAATATCAAAAGTTAATGTTTGATTTACAGAGCGTcctcctttaaaaaatacttttttttcgtttgtctCAAATCTGTGATTCATTGATGATCATTGGTGATTCAGTGGTGGGTAGCTGTCCACCAACAGGGCTTTCTCAAGCAAGACTGTATCATTAACTGGCCGATCATACATGCTTACACTGATTACCGGAAGGCGAGCCCCGGTCCAAGATGCTGGctcgttcttagcccccgcgggggccgaggcaaagggcatgtgcggggccctcacgatcacacggttttaggatctaaagtcactttttccTCAGGGTCGTCgtctgcatacacattacaacaacGTCGTCAATAgtacaatcaaaagcgcggcCCCTCGCAgataagcacggccctgctccGTGTAACTCCATAGCTGACGTGCCACGTGCGCTACGTTACTCAGGACCACAGACGATCCCTTTGACCCCCTGTAAGTGAACTACAGCCTCGACCTGAATTCTAGACCTATTAACATGTTCGTTTATGGTGTATGCATGCGCAATATACATGAGATTGTTAGCAATACATGCTCAGTTTgatttaaatggaattttttaaataaagaaaacaagtcaaaactaaataaattaattttgggCATAACAAGCATGACGCATGCGCAAGTAGTGGATCTgccatataaataaaatattagcagTTAATAACATGTATatagcatgcatgtgtgtgtgtgtggtctatAGTAGGTTTAGATAAGTTTAACAGAAGCTATGGACAGAATTACACCGATGTTAGGTAGATCGCCAAATCGTGTGCAAGCGAAAAAGGCTGTACATGATTTCTTGGCACTTGCTGGGTCATGTGACCTCAGTGTACAGTGCCTGGAGATGCTACTTTTCCATCGCAGATAACAGTCTTCCGGACAGAATATTAATAAACTGTCTCTTTTCTTCTAGGCCTATCTCAGTGCGCCTTTCTTTAGATATacaaatatgtgtgtacatgtaggCACAAGATGCAGACAGAAGACAGGGCTGGCAACGCTAGTTGTGCATTCTTCACACATCCCTTTCTTCTTCACGAGCCTCTCGAGTGGTGTGATGCTCGCGCTGGGGTATGGAGGAAATGGGGTTGGGGAACGAGATGAGGTGGTGGAGGCAGTTCCAAGCTCTCCCCCTCTTCTTGTCAGATGGTTCCACTTTTCAAAAGACCCATTGATATTTGAAAGCCTGGATCCTGTACAAGGCTGTGATCGCCAGGTTGGAGGCTTCCAGTTGGCACCAACTTGCCCACATCGCCGGCAGGGTTCCTGTCCCAGAAGTTGTTCCATTTAATTGGCGGTGGCTATGAGAAGGCCGTAGGCACGGGTTTTAGGTCTGCAGCTATCAACTCGGTGTCCTCAACACACTTTTCCACCTCCTCTCTTTCCAATCCTCCCACCTGCAGCAGAAGTGATTTCATTTTCATCGCGCGACGTCCCCTTCCCCGTCGCCCTCTTCCTCCCCACCTCACACCCCTCCCAGCTCTTAAATTTGAATGTCACGAGGCTTGGGGCACTCGGCTAGCACGAATGATGCCAAGGCtggcagaggaaaaaaaatgtgactatcGACAAGTTAAATGTTCGGCTTGATGTCTGGTGTAACAGAACAGATGGTGACTCCATCGACAGGTCTAAGTGTTGAAATGTCTGACTAAGACAGAACATATGGCGTCTGATAGGACAAGTTAAATTGTTCGGCTTGATGTCTGGTCTAACAAAAAACAGGTGTTGTGGTGTTAAAATGTCTGACAAAGAACATATAGTGACCGTCCATCGACAACTTAAAGTCTGTTGCTTAATTAATGCTTGCTTTAACGAACCCACGGAAGACACGCCCTTGCGGGCTTTGTGCTTTCGCGCGCATCGGTTGTCTCTCATTGCTGCCTTAATTTCAGTGTAATATTTCAGTGTTATCGCAGATGCATTcgaaatcatttattttgcttctttgcttgcttgattgattgactgactACGAGTTTGCGTGAGAGCTGGAGAGCAGGTTCAGGGAGTGTGGGATGAAAGTCATAAATCGTCGTTTGTGAGTTCCCAGATATTAATACGGGGCCTTCACGTGATGATCACGTCGCCGTTTATGGACAAAATTCGAGATGAACACAGACCGGACACATCTTGTTGGGGCTagggggtgggtgtgtggggtagAGGCGGGGGCGGGATGGATGAAACAGAAAGGAGGGCATCGTCTCGCATCACTTGAAAATGTGACACTTGGATCCCGGGTCTTGTGATTCCATTTCTGCCTTTGTCAGCCGCTTGTGTCTTGAACAGTCTTTTGACTGGGCTAAGTTTCCACGGTACTGCGAATAAACACGTCTGCAGATGACACaaaaagttgtaaatattttagtgATCCTGTAATGGCATCGGAATAGAGCACTTCTATTTTAGGAGCTTGAAGTGTGtgactgtatatgtgtgtgtatgttgtaggtgtgtatgtggagtatgtatgtgtgtgtatgtatggtCGGGTTTTTAACATGATGCTAGTTACCCATCATTCCCTTCCTTTGTCCAGGTTCTCCCTGTGTAGATGTTGTAGATGTTACTATTTTAGGCGTCTCAGGTGTCTACGTTTCTATGCGCTGGCATGCAAAAACTCAGATGAGATTGCTCCGGTTTTTTTCCCACACAggttttcttctgttgtttttgtttctgaagttattcACCTGCTGCTGGTGGTCAGGTGTAAGGTGTCACCACTTACGACTAGTCTGGATTGTGGGGGCATAGGCTATCTTGATTTTGAACATTTCGTAACATTCATATATCACGATATCACAAGAGTGTAGTCAGCACTCTGATTACATTTAAtgagataaaatatttcatagaaCAGGCGCGAAATCAGACTGGAATATGTGTACAAGGGAGAAGAAAATCACAGATTCAAGTcaacaatgtgaaaaaaaaaggtttccaaagaaacacaaagatcCACTACATGCTCTCAGAACCATGAATTATTAGGACATCCACAGTGCGATGTTAAGTTAATGGCTTTTCTCAATTCGTGGCTCCATCTGTGTAAAGTGTTCTGCTTTCAAGTGCTAGAAGAACTTTCTAGCAAAGTGCACATGAATAGCCAGGTTATGAAATCGGATGAAGTGGCAGTGTAGGCGTATGCGAAATCTGCTTCAGCaccagtttttgtttgtctgtctgtctgtctgtgtctgtctgtctgtctgtctgtctgtttgtttgtttgtttgtttgtttgtttgtttgtttgtttgtttgtttgattgtgaAGAATTCAAATTTTACGGCGTGCTGTCTGATTGGCTGCTGCATGGAGGATAGGCCACATTGAGACATGGACATCACGGAAGCGTATCAGAGACGTCCGCAACTCACTTGTCGCACTATCGGGTTTGGTGACCAGTGAATAACGGTCACAGCGGGACCAACGATTTTGATGATTTGCGAAAATGACCGCACGCAGCACACAAGACTCACGTCCACGAAACTTCACTAAACACGTGTGCTGTGGGAGCGACCGcatagcaaagaaaacaaagaaacaaacaattccATAACTGGAAAGTGTCCACGTGTATGGCTGGCTGGACCTGCCAGGGATCTCCGAGGACAACCAGTAACGCAACACTGCAGCTTGGCATGTTTTAAGGTACGATATATTGCAGTGTATTGCCCCACACCCTGTAAAGTGCCTCTGTGGCTCACTGGCTTTGCCAAGGGTCTTAATGATGACCACTTGTAACAAAGCTTCCAGTATGATGACATGCATGAACAGACACAACTGCAATCAACTTCAAAACGCCGAGCTCACCCAGCTAGGGTCTTGGGTGGGAAGCCCACTGTTCTGTAAGACGTGTGTAGGGTTTGGGTGCGTACCCTTCACCCCTGCGTCCCAGTCTTCGAATTGGCAGACTGTAAAGGCAATAGCTTGGTAATACGCGATCAACATTTTTCTCAGAGAGCAGAAAATAATGCACATGTTCGCCTTATCTTGTCAAATATCTACCTTTGTCACGTAGAAATCGTTGACAAGAAGTGTCAGAACAGCCGTCGCAATGGAAGGGGTGGGTTGGAGGGGAGAGTGAAGGAGCGAGGCTCACAAAGTCTTTATCCTGCCGTTTTCGCCATTGTAAGGTTCACATACCTTCGTCAACACCTGTAATTACACGTGATCCAGGTCAGATACGCAGTTTTACAAACACCTGCTAGCCACGGGACTTGGCTCGGATGTTAGGTGTTTACATCCTTGTCGAACACCCTGTATCTTGCTGGCAGAGTATACCGTACACCCCACCTGACGAACACCTAGAGCTTGGCTGAAGACTGTTGGTCTGTCGCGGGGCAGACGCCAGACGCGGGGCCAGGAGGCTGGTAACAAGACTGGTTGGCGACATTCGTCGTCTTTGAGAAGTACCCCATGGAGATGGACTCCCCCTGCGTGCGCCCAGGGCGCTTCCAGCACAAGGTGTAGCCAAAGAACTTGCCCAGCTCCTTCTTGAAGTTGTCGTTGAGCCAGCCGTACAGGAAAGGGTTGACGCAGGCGCTGCCCATGGCGAAGATCTTAAGCAGGAGGTCGACGAGGCGGAAGTACTTGCCCTTGACCAGCAGCTGGTTGAACTCGGACGTGAGGCTAAAGAGGTTCCAGGGCAGCCAGCACAGGGTAAAGGTCAGGACGACGGTGATGAGGATGCGGTTGGTGCGCAAGTTCCGGCGCGTCTCGTTCCGCTTGAGCGGGCGGTTGCGGAGGACCGTGCAGAGGCGGCGGTAGAAGACCGAGGTGAAGACGAGCGGCAGGACGAACTGCAAGAGGATGACGATGACCGAGTAGGTCTGCTTCTGCGGCAGCGACGGCCAGGCCTCCACGCAGTACACCTTGTGCGTGTCGATGAAATGGTCGATGATAACGGCGCGGGTGTAGACCATCATCGGCACGGACAGCGCCACGGTGAAGACGACGATGGCGCTGGCGATGAGGATGGCGCTGCGCACGGTCATGCGGCGCT from Pomacea canaliculata isolate SZHN2017 linkage group LG8, ASM307304v1, whole genome shotgun sequence encodes the following:
- the LOC112570552 gene encoding prolactin-releasing peptide receptor-like, translated to MNSLRRGAGDFMTAYGQIELPLLFGMYDNITNITFLDVYYDWRKEWEVLHDQRWKAAVIALYVIVIVFGCMANVLVVVVIIRYRQLHTVTNVFIVALGLADVALCVFNLPLQLHYQLTDNWAFGRPLCHIAMTTFAVPMFASSLFILMIAIDRYMLIVYPFKRRMTVRSAILIASAIVVFTVALSVPMMVYTRAVIIDHFIDTHKVYCVEAWPSLPQKQTYSVIVILLQFVLPLVFTSVFYRRLCTVLRNRPLKRNETRRNLRTNRILITVVLTFTLCWLPWNLFSLTSEFNQLLVKGKYFRLVDLLLKIFAMGSACVNPFLYGWLNDNFKKELGKFFGYTLCWKRPGRTQGESISMGYFSKTTNVANQSCYQPPGPASGVCPATDQQSSAKL